One Niabella beijingensis DNA window includes the following coding sequences:
- a CDS encoding helix-turn-helix domain-containing protein encodes MEYQAKYITDDIKLSCYEDRFFKSDITFGQHMLIWFISGETKIIQADATYFFKKGDIFLIPRNQLSTIINYPKDGRPHKTVVMHLSVERLRNFYRNLDVKPKPPASRKIYRFISHPLLESCLASLIPYFEMKELPENIASLKITEAISILRTIDIGIDGVLANFEDPGKIDLADYMEKNFMFNLPLEKFGYLTGRSLTTFKRDFNRAYNTTPQRWLTQKRLELAHYQFVEKQKRPVDVCYEVGFENLSHFSYAFKKQYGYTPTELLNRLNIIS; translated from the coding sequence ATGGAATATCAAGCAAAATATATAACGGATGATATTAAGCTTTCGTGCTACGAAGACCGGTTTTTTAAGTCGGATATCACCTTCGGGCAGCATATGCTGATATGGTTTATTTCGGGGGAGACAAAGATTATTCAGGCGGATGCGACTTATTTTTTTAAGAAAGGCGACATATTTTTAATTCCCAGGAACCAGTTATCCACCATTATCAACTATCCCAAAGACGGGCGGCCACATAAAACCGTTGTAATGCATTTGTCGGTGGAGCGGCTCAGAAATTTTTATAGAAACCTGGATGTAAAACCGAAACCGCCTGCATCCCGGAAAATATATCGTTTCATCAGTCATCCTTTATTGGAGAGCTGCCTGGCCTCACTGATCCCATATTTTGAAATGAAAGAGCTGCCGGAAAACATCGCCTCGCTGAAGATCACAGAGGCCATCAGTATTCTCCGGACGATCGATATAGGAATAGATGGTGTATTGGCTAACTTTGAGGATCCGGGAAAAATTGATCTGGCGGATTATATGGAAAAGAACTTTATGTTCAACCTCCCCCTGGAAAAATTCGGATACTTAACCGGCCGGAGCCTTACAACCTTCAAACGGGATTTTAACAGAGCTTATAATACCACGCCGCAGCGCTGGCTTACGCAAAAGCGGCTGGAACTGGCCCATTACCAGTTTGTGGAAAAGCAAAAAAGACCGGTCGATGTCTGTTATGAAGTAGGGTTTGAGAACCTGTCGCATTTTTCGTATGCGTTTAAAAAACAATATGGGTATACACCTACTGAATTATTAAATAGATTGAATATAATTAGTTGA
- a CDS encoding MarR family winged helix-turn-helix transcriptional regulator produces MNKTIQLVNHWGDFEMKHPEGSIADFCRYFLAHQQKEKEEGTLVGGVVPFIKAGLLLKIIGRISKLNMSYANIALEGTGLNQIEEFGILQTIKKEKSPRKTEVIYANLFELSSGTDMLNRMQKRGLIKEHADKEDKRSKRMELTEKGERAIKTSTEKIKRNATMLLHGLAEEDQELCIQLLKGIEIKLSEQWQKHKGKSFEEIYEELMEEKAKKKKQH; encoded by the coding sequence ATGAATAAAACGATACAACTGGTAAATCATTGGGGTGATTTTGAAATGAAACACCCGGAAGGAAGCATTGCTGACTTTTGCCGTTATTTCCTGGCGCATCAGCAGAAAGAAAAAGAGGAGGGCACTTTAGTCGGTGGGGTCGTGCCTTTTATTAAAGCGGGATTGCTGCTTAAGATAATTGGCCGCATCAGTAAACTGAATATGTCTTATGCCAATATCGCACTGGAAGGAACAGGGCTTAACCAGATTGAGGAATTTGGCATCCTGCAGACGATCAAGAAGGAAAAATCCCCCCGGAAAACGGAAGTGATCTACGCCAACCTGTTTGAACTTTCCAGTGGCACTGATATGCTGAATCGTATGCAGAAACGGGGACTGATAAAAGAACATGCGGACAAGGAAGATAAGCGCTCCAAGCGGATGGAGCTGACCGAAAAAGGTGAGAGGGCCATAAAAACCAGCACTGAAAAAATAAAAAGAAATGCGACTATGCTGCTGCATGGTCTGGCTGAGGAGGACCAGGAGCTGTGTATACAACTGTTAAAAGGCATAGAGATAAAGTTATCCGAGCAATGGCAGAAGCACAAGGGAAAATCGTTTGAAGAAATTTATGAGGAGCTGATGGAAGAAAAAGCGAAAAAGAAGAAACAGCACTGA
- a CDS encoding SDR family NAD(P)-dependent oxidoreductase has protein sequence MEQNNYQGALQKPLGSGFNATSTTSDVINGIDLTGKIAIVTGGNAGIGLETTKTLAGAGATVVVPARDREKAKKNLRGVANVEIESMDLMNPGSIDLFAEKFIASGRPLHLLINNAGIMWVPLRRDSRGIESQLATNYLAQFQLTSKLWPALKQAGGARVINVSSQGHQFAPFNFEDPNFLNREYETLQGYGQSKTASNLFALELDNRAKAFNVRAYSLHPGAIGGTELGREAPLELFQKMGFCDADGNILPEVAASLKTVSQGAATTVWCATSHRLHDIGGVYCEDADIADLTTEGSTTGGVRLYSLDAANAKRLWALTEEMIGFKFDL, from the coding sequence ATGGAACAGAACAATTATCAGGGAGCGTTGCAAAAACCCCTGGGTTCAGGATTCAATGCCACATCAACAACCAGTGATGTAATTAACGGTATCGACCTTACCGGAAAAATTGCCATTGTAACAGGGGGGAACGCCGGTATTGGTTTAGAAACGACCAAAACCCTCGCAGGCGCGGGAGCTACCGTAGTTGTACCCGCAAGGGATAGGGAAAAGGCAAAGAAGAACCTGCGGGGCGTTGCGAATGTAGAAATAGAATCCATGGATCTGATGAATCCCGGCTCCATTGATCTTTTTGCAGAAAAATTTATAGCATCCGGCCGGCCGCTTCATTTGCTCATCAACAATGCCGGCATTATGTGGGTGCCGCTGCGCAGGGACAGCCGTGGTATCGAATCTCAGTTGGCAACCAATTACCTGGCGCAGTTTCAGTTGACATCCAAATTATGGCCCGCACTCAAACAGGCCGGCGGAGCCCGGGTCATCAACGTTTCTTCGCAGGGACATCAGTTTGCACCCTTCAATTTTGAAGATCCTAATTTTTTGAACCGGGAATATGAAACACTGCAGGGATATGGTCAATCCAAAACCGCCAGCAACCTGTTTGCATTGGAGCTGGATAACCGGGCCAAAGCATTTAACGTACGCGCTTATTCCCTGCACCCCGGCGCTATCGGCGGAACAGAGTTAGGGAGGGAAGCGCCGCTGGAGTTGTTTCAAAAAATGGGCTTCTGCGATGCGGATGGAAATATATTGCCGGAAGTAGCCGCTTCGTTAAAAACGGTTTCCCAGGGAGCCGCTACCACGGTCTGGTGTGCTACTTCGCACCGGCTTCATGATATCGGCGGTGTGTATTGCGAAGATGCCGACATCGCAGACCTGACAACCGAGGGATCCACCACCGGTGGTGTGAGATTGTACTCGCTGGATGCTGCCAATGCAAAACGGCTGTGGGCGCTGACTGAAGAGATGATCGGCTTTAAATTCGATCTGTAA
- a CDS encoding DoxX family protein: MKQANQKILFYRVAKGFISFFMLFSAWFSYTHAADLQKLGFPDYFRLELVIAKIAGALLLLLPFTPVRVKDWIYTGFLISMISALIAHICSGDPVSRIIFVSVDLVLVFLAMRYVSKTDLSKNNIYNIL, from the coding sequence ATGAAACAAGCAAATCAAAAAATCCTGTTTTACCGGGTTGCCAAAGGCTTTATCAGCTTCTTTATGCTATTCAGTGCCTGGTTTTCCTATACGCATGCAGCAGATCTGCAAAAGCTGGGATTCCCCGATTATTTCCGCCTGGAACTGGTAATTGCCAAAATAGCCGGTGCCCTCCTGCTCTTACTCCCTTTTACTCCGGTGCGGGTGAAGGATTGGATCTATACCGGTTTTTTAATCTCGATGATATCCGCACTGATCGCACATATCTGCAGCGGCGACCCGGTTTCCAGAATTATTTTCGTATCAGTTGACCTCGTACTGGTATTCCTCGCCATGCGTTATGTATCAAAAACAGATCTGTCAAAAAATAATATATACAATATCTTATGA
- a CDS encoding methyltransferase domain-containing protein, which yields MPWDPQKYNQFKRIRYQPFFDLMHLIVERNLKTCVDIGCGTGEQTNILSENFSSATFLGIDASEEMLAGSKQFESEKLAFRLSSIEAFAASGSRWDLIFSNAALQWADDHSTLFPALISKLNGGGQFAVQMPVQHENLLNKLLMNLAREKPFVDFLQGWKRTSPVLSIDKYAQIMFRGGLEEIQIIQKVYPIIAGDAMQLYDFIAGTALIPYLEKLSATAQVIFREEFKKRISDAFGDFPAIYAFKRLLLYGRKK from the coding sequence ATGCCCTGGGATCCCCAAAAGTACAATCAGTTTAAGCGTATCAGATACCAGCCGTTTTTTGATTTGATGCACCTGATCGTTGAACGTAATTTAAAAACTTGTGTTGATATTGGTTGTGGTACCGGAGAACAAACAAATATCCTCTCGGAAAATTTTAGCAGCGCCACTTTTTTAGGTATTGATGCTTCGGAAGAAATGCTGGCCGGATCGAAGCAATTTGAAAGTGAAAAACTGGCATTCCGGCTATCCTCTATCGAGGCTTTTGCCGCTTCCGGTTCAAGATGGGATCTGATCTTCAGCAATGCGGCATTACAATGGGCAGACGATCACAGTACGCTGTTCCCGGCGCTTATTTCAAAACTAAACGGGGGCGGACAATTTGCCGTACAAATGCCGGTACAACATGAAAACCTGCTCAACAAGCTATTAATGAACCTGGCCCGGGAAAAGCCGTTTGTTGATTTCCTGCAAGGCTGGAAAAGAACATCCCCCGTTCTGAGCATTGATAAATATGCACAAATAATGTTCCGCGGTGGCCTGGAAGAAATTCAGATCATCCAGAAAGTCTATCCGATCATTGCCGGGGATGCAATGCAGTTATATGATTTCATCGCAGGCACAGCACTTATCCCTTATCTGGAAAAGTTATCCGCAACAGCGCAGGTAATATTCAGGGAGGAATTTAAAAAACGGATCAGTGATGCATTCGGAGATTTTCCGGCCATTTATGCATTCAAACGGCTGCTTCTTTACGGTAGAAAAAAATAA